A section of the Chryseobacterium scophthalmum genome encodes:
- a CDS encoding amidohydrolase family protein, with protein sequence MKKKISIVFLLCFVITNFYSQTYIHNVTVVDVINQKLIPNQTVVLTKEIISEIKPSKKIKIPNNAKTINGEGKFLIPGMTDSHVHFFQSGGLYTRPDALDLRNKMPYEKEISWVHQNMEDFLNRYLKLGITSVIDVGATYNFLSQKNSLQKANLPTVYMTGPLLTTYEPEVFKNRGKDEPFKLVLTAEDAKKMVQEQLPYKPDFIKIWYILGGDKKDMEANARKYEAVVKSAIDEAHKNNLKVAIHATERITAQIAVENGADFLVHNIEDEIVPDSFVKLLKSKKVILNPTLTVAGNYYKTYGQKNNYNTFELNNSNPEAIGSIQDLKHLSGSSDSAIVKKLKTRFNLPQMDVYISKKDSIRSINLKKLSDGGITIAAGTDAGNIGTQHATSFISELDAMKKSGMSNWQVLQSATINPAKIFNKENISGSVSTGKIADLVLLNSNPVENIEHLTEVNLVFKNGEAIDSEKAIKETPEMLVQKQLNGYNARNIDAFLEPYSEDAELYTFPNKLISKGKEAMRTSYTEMFKRLPELHCEIKNRIVNGNFVIDQESVSGMRKGQKVEATAIYEIKDAKIIKVYFLP encoded by the coding sequence ATGAAAAAGAAAATTTCTATCGTCTTTCTGTTGTGTTTTGTAATTACCAATTTTTATTCGCAAACTTATATTCATAACGTTACCGTTGTAGATGTTATCAACCAAAAACTCATTCCGAATCAAACGGTTGTTCTTACGAAGGAAATCATCTCAGAAATTAAACCTTCAAAGAAAATAAAAATTCCTAATAATGCTAAAACCATTAATGGTGAAGGGAAATTCCTAATTCCAGGAATGACAGATTCTCATGTGCATTTTTTCCAAAGTGGAGGTTTATATACAAGACCGGATGCTTTAGATTTAAGAAATAAGATGCCGTACGAAAAGGAAATTTCTTGGGTTCACCAAAATATGGAAGATTTTCTGAATCGCTATTTAAAATTGGGAATCACTTCTGTAATTGACGTGGGAGCAACGTATAACTTTTTATCTCAAAAAAACTCACTTCAAAAAGCAAATTTACCCACGGTTTATATGACAGGACCTTTATTGACAACCTATGAACCTGAAGTTTTTAAAAATCGTGGTAAAGACGAACCTTTCAAACTGGTTCTAACGGCAGAAGATGCCAAGAAAATGGTTCAGGAGCAACTTCCTTATAAACCTGATTTTATAAAAATATGGTACATTCTAGGTGGTGACAAAAAAGATATGGAAGCGAATGCACGAAAATATGAAGCTGTTGTAAAAAGCGCTATTGATGAGGCTCATAAAAACAATCTGAAAGTCGCAATACATGCTACAGAAAGAATTACAGCACAGATTGCAGTAGAAAACGGAGCAGATTTTCTTGTACATAATATTGAAGATGAAATCGTTCCGGATAGCTTTGTGAAATTATTAAAATCAAAAAAAGTTATTTTAAATCCTACTTTAACCGTTGCTGGAAATTATTACAAAACTTACGGTCAAAAAAACAATTACAATACTTTCGAGCTTAATAATTCTAATCCTGAAGCAATTGGTTCTATTCAAGATTTAAAACATTTGTCGGGTTCTTCTGATTCCGCAATTGTAAAAAAATTGAAAACAAGATTTAATCTGCCACAAATGGATGTTTATATTTCAAAAAAAGATTCCATACGAAGTATTAATTTGAAAAAATTATCCGACGGAGGCATAACTATTGCAGCGGGAACAGATGCCGGAAATATCGGAACTCAACATGCAACTTCTTTTATTTCTGAACTTGATGCCATGAAAAAAAGCGGTATGAGCAATTGGCAGGTTTTACAGTCAGCAACAATTAATCCGGCTAAAATTTTCAATAAAGAAAATATTTCAGGAAGTGTTTCTACAGGTAAAATTGCTGATTTGGTTTTATTAAATTCAAATCCGGTAGAAAATATTGAGCATCTTACTGAAGTAAATCTTGTTTTCAAAAACGGAGAAGCTATAGATTCTGAAAAAGCCATTAAAGAAACTCCGGAAATGTTAGTTCAGAAACAGCTAAACGGATATAACGCAAGAAACATTGATGCTTTCTTGGAGCCTTATTCGGAAGATGCAGAATTGTATACGTTCCCAAACAAACTTATCAGCAAAGGTAAAGAAGCGATGAGAACCAGCTACACCGAAATGTTTAAAAGACTGCCCGAACTCCACTGTGAAATTAAAAACAGAATTGTCAACGGTAATTTTGTAATCGATCAGGAAAGCGTTTCAGGGATGAGAAAAGGTCAAAAAGTAGAAGCTACAGCGATTTATGAAATTAAAGATGCCAAAATTATCAAAGTTTATTTTTTACCATAA
- a CDS encoding SIMPL domain-containing protein (The SIMPL domain is named for its presence in mouse protein SIMPL (signalling molecule that associates with mouse pelle-like kinase). Bacterial member BP26, from Brucella, was shown to assemble into a channel-like structure, while YggE from E. coli has been associated with resistance to oxidative stress.): MKNHLNLSKASVLALLSLLIFSISVKAQMSGNQVYRDVNSYNKTSTFYPESKHFYATDSTLTVTASILLNQKADQFKIALGLNEEAESPKKALENINLRIANFLKRLSSLGIKKEEVYVDFISQTKVYDFDIEPNQKLVSQKIKGFEIKKNIIINTNDHSKIEKIIYEASDFQIYDIIKIDYINTNIEQIHQNLLKEAYAIINRKKDDYLGKFKHELIGNPIANSNFSYVFPETQYQQYTAYESSDFDVVRGNYNNDYYIKKLERKGKTFYYEGIKYLGYDKVINNETPEIGIQYMVNLSVKYDFKKNR, encoded by the coding sequence ATGAAAAACCATTTAAACTTAAGCAAAGCATCAGTTTTAGCTTTACTTTCATTGTTAATTTTTTCCATTTCTGTAAAAGCTCAAATGTCCGGAAATCAGGTTTACCGAGATGTAAATTCTTATAACAAAACATCAACCTTTTATCCGGAATCTAAACATTTTTATGCAACTGATTCTACACTCACAGTTACCGCAAGTATTTTGCTTAATCAAAAAGCAGATCAATTTAAAATCGCTTTAGGATTAAACGAAGAAGCAGAATCTCCTAAAAAGGCTCTCGAAAATATCAACTTACGAATTGCAAATTTCTTAAAAAGGCTGAGTTCATTGGGAATAAAAAAAGAAGAGGTGTATGTAGATTTTATTTCGCAAACCAAAGTGTATGATTTTGATATTGAACCTAATCAAAAACTGGTAAGTCAAAAAATTAAAGGATTTGAAATCAAGAAAAATATCATCATCAATACTAATGATCATTCAAAAATTGAAAAAATAATCTATGAGGCTTCTGATTTTCAAATCTACGACATCATCAAAATTGATTATATCAACACCAATATCGAGCAAATTCATCAAAATTTACTCAAAGAAGCTTACGCAATTATCAACAGAAAGAAAGATGACTATTTAGGGAAATTTAAGCACGAGCTCATCGGAAATCCGATTGCCAATTCTAATTTCTCATATGTATTTCCGGAAACCCAATATCAACAATACACCGCCTATGAAAGCTCGGATTTTGATGTCGTACGAGGAAATTACAACAATGATTACTACATCAAAAAGTTGGAAAGAAAAGGTAAAACATTCTATTATGAAGGCATAAAATATTTAGGCTATGATAAAGTCATTAATAATGAAACCCCTGAAATAGGAATTCAATATATGGTAAATCTGAGCGTAAAATATGACTTCAAGAAAAACAGATAA
- a CDS encoding SIMPL domain-containing protein: MKLKHLLLVGIFAAGSWVNAQEVKKNAIEVTGVAEMEVEPDEIIFSIGIKADNKNQLADSEKLLFETLKNNGVKNEDIKFKSMYQNLYSKTTKFTKSFQFKVNAKTNVSKLFEDLNQKWVSNLNIAEIKNTKIADFRKTVKINALKAAKEKADYLLGSINKKTGDAIEIIEIEDYMSDSIMPVAYRSKMANVQLEAADQSMDYSFDNIENIKLKYSIKTKYEIL; the protein is encoded by the coding sequence ATGAAACTGAAACACCTTTTATTAGTAGGAATCTTTGCAGCAGGAAGTTGGGTGAATGCGCAAGAAGTAAAGAAAAATGCAATTGAAGTAACGGGAGTTGCCGAAATGGAAGTAGAACCGGATGAAATCATCTTTAGTATCGGTATAAAAGCCGACAATAAAAATCAATTGGCAGACAGCGAAAAACTGTTGTTTGAAACACTGAAAAACAACGGTGTAAAAAATGAAGACATTAAATTTAAATCGATGTACCAGAATTTATATTCGAAAACAACGAAGTTTACCAAGAGTTTTCAATTTAAAGTTAATGCAAAAACCAATGTGAGTAAGCTTTTCGAAGATTTAAACCAAAAATGGGTAAGCAATCTGAATATTGCCGAAATTAAAAACACAAAAATTGCAGATTTCAGAAAAACGGTTAAAATTAATGCGTTGAAAGCGGCGAAAGAGAAAGCAGATTATCTTTTAGGAAGCATCAACAAAAAGACAGGAGATGCGATTGAAATCATTGAAATTGAAGATTACATGAGCGATTCTATTATGCCCGTTGCTTACAGAAGTAAAATGGCGAATGTACAGTTGGAAGCAGCCGACCAAAGTATGGATTATTCGTTCGACAACATCGAAAATATCAAACTGAAATACAGCATCAAAACGAAATACGAAATTCTTTAG
- a CDS encoding DUF4139 domain-containing protein, with product MVSFFKSQEIKKEIDVKQATVFLQGAKVFGSTNVTLQKGRNIVKIINLPNDLDENTYKINLEKNTTLLSITPQSNYLKNDELTDGEKKLDDERKKFQRQVNLLNIQIKNLTGEQNIINDNLKVSTNDKSTPQEQLIKLTEFYRKRMLDIDNQVFLLTEQKTTLDESIAKINKQFSEEQTHKTQNRKELILEILAENEMNLNLGLSYIVSNAGWVPSYDLRALSTKKPLEIVYKGKIYQKTGQDWNNVKLFVSTYRPSYNQNRPILSPLYVAEYTAYNNEDAKVGYMQKAKAEMSNSYQMRAETAAPSQIPVATVSDNQMNILYELNYNQTIVSQEKEQYVILDKKNVEANYKYHTVPKLNNQVFLMAFVKNWQNLNLISGEANVYFEDNYIGKTNITSNYIKDEFPISLGIDERIVVKRIKLEDKTAQKSFNSNKWETESYEISIRNNTKESIELEVLDQIPLSENQKITVKTLNIGDGDFDTKTGSILWNRKINSGASEKINFSYEVKYPKEMQIQYYSR from the coding sequence ATGGTTTCATTTTTTAAATCTCAGGAAATTAAAAAAGAAATCGACGTAAAACAGGCAACTGTATTTTTACAGGGCGCGAAAGTTTTCGGAAGCACGAACGTTACTCTTCAAAAAGGAAGAAACATCGTAAAAATTATTAACCTTCCAAATGATCTGGATGAAAACACTTACAAAATCAACCTTGAAAAAAACACTACCCTTTTATCAATCACTCCGCAAAGCAATTATCTTAAAAATGATGAACTGACTGATGGCGAAAAAAAACTAGATGATGAAAGAAAAAAATTTCAGAGACAAGTCAATTTATTGAATATTCAAATTAAAAATCTGACGGGTGAACAAAATATCATTAATGATAATCTTAAAGTTTCAACCAACGATAAATCAACTCCGCAAGAACAGTTGATAAAACTGACCGAATTTTACAGAAAAAGAATGCTGGATATCGATAATCAGGTTTTTCTTCTGACCGAACAAAAAACTACGCTTGATGAAAGTATTGCAAAAATCAACAAGCAATTTTCTGAAGAACAAACTCATAAAACACAAAACAGAAAAGAATTAATTCTTGAAATTCTTGCCGAAAATGAAATGAATCTGAATCTTGGACTAAGTTATATCGTTTCTAATGCAGGTTGGGTTCCTTCTTACGATTTGAGAGCTTTGTCAACTAAAAAACCTTTAGAAATTGTCTACAAAGGCAAAATCTACCAGAAAACCGGACAAGACTGGAACAATGTGAAACTTTTCGTGTCCACTTATAGACCTTCTTACAACCAAAACAGACCGATTCTATCACCACTTTACGTCGCAGAATATACGGCTTACAATAATGAGGATGCAAAAGTAGGTTATATGCAAAAAGCGAAAGCAGAAATGTCGAATTCTTATCAGATGAGAGCAGAAACTGCTGCACCAAGTCAGATTCCTGTTGCGACAGTTTCGGATAATCAGATGAACATTCTGTATGAATTGAATTATAATCAAACCATCGTAAGTCAGGAAAAAGAACAATATGTGATTTTAGATAAGAAAAATGTAGAAGCTAATTATAAATATCATACGGTCCCAAAACTGAACAATCAGGTTTTCTTAATGGCTTTTGTGAAAAACTGGCAGAATTTAAATCTTATTTCAGGTGAAGCGAATGTTTATTTTGAAGATAACTATATCGGAAAAACCAATATTACAAGCAATTATATAAAAGATGAATTCCCGATTTCTCTTGGCATTGATGAAAGAATTGTGGTAAAACGTATCAAACTTGAAGATAAAACGGCTCAAAAATCTTTCAATTCTAATAAATGGGAAACAGAATCTTACGAAATATCCATTAGAAATAATACGAAAGAAAGTATCGAACTGGAAGTTTTAGACCAGATTCCATTAAGTGAAAATCAGAAAATCACAGTGAAAACTTTAAACATCGGCGACGGAGATTTTGATACTAAAACTGGAAGCATTCTTTGGAACAGAAAGATCAACAGCGGAGCTTCAGAGAAAATCAATTTCTCTTATGAAGTAAAATATCCGAAGGAAATGCAAATTCAGTATTACAGTAGATAA
- a CDS encoding vWA domain-containing protein translates to MNTLKVLTVTASVFAFLSAGKISDNRCSSKANEREIVESNISNQPQISVSKDNKIQVALLLDTSNSMDGLIDQAKSRLWNIVNTLTTLKYNGQAPQVEIALYEYGNDGLKDENYIRQVTPLTQDLDLVSEKLFALKTNGGNEYCGAVIRDASANLKWDGNEKSMKLIYIAGNEPFDQGKISYKDVISKAKTKNIYTNTIFCGSREEGIQSHWQNGASLGDGKYFNIDSDQKVIYIETPYDVKISQYNSKLNDTYISYGNRGYEMKNKQTTQDSNAEMQSASNAVERAVSKSKKNAYKNDHWDLVDKVEKDKSYISSIKEEELPSELKGKSKDEIKKIVAQKSADRDKIQKEIEVLARKRQEFIDVETKKRGSSEGDDLGKAIERSIVELAKKNGYSF, encoded by the coding sequence ATGAACACATTAAAAGTTTTAACAGTAACAGCAAGCGTTTTCGCTTTTTTGAGTGCAGGTAAAATTTCAGACAATCGTTGCAGCAGCAAAGCCAACGAGAGAGAAATTGTAGAAAGTAACATTTCAAATCAGCCACAAATTTCGGTTTCAAAAGACAATAAAATTCAGGTTGCTTTGCTTTTGGACACTTCCAACAGCATGGATGGTTTGATAGACCAGGCAAAATCAAGACTTTGGAATATCGTCAATACGTTGACGACTTTAAAATACAACGGACAAGCGCCACAAGTAGAAATTGCTCTTTATGAATACGGAAATGATGGTTTAAAAGATGAAAATTACATCAGACAAGTAACTCCGTTGACGCAAGATTTAGATTTGGTTTCGGAAAAACTTTTTGCTTTAAAAACCAATGGTGGAAATGAATATTGCGGAGCGGTCATTCGTGATGCATCAGCCAATTTGAAATGGGACGGAAACGAGAAAAGCATGAAACTGATCTACATTGCCGGAAATGAACCTTTTGATCAAGGGAAAATCAGTTATAAAGATGTTATTTCTAAAGCTAAAACCAAAAACATTTACACGAATACGATTTTCTGCGGAAGCCGTGAAGAAGGCATTCAATCTCACTGGCAAAACGGAGCGAGCTTAGGAGACGGAAAATATTTTAATATCGACAGCGACCAAAAAGTAATTTATATTGAAACGCCTTATGATGTGAAAATTTCGCAGTACAATTCCAAGCTAAACGACACTTATATTTCTTACGGAAACCGTGGTTATGAAATGAAAAATAAGCAAACGACCCAAGATTCAAATGCAGAAATGCAGTCAGCTTCGAATGCTGTTGAAAGAGCTGTAAGTAAATCGAAGAAAAATGCTTACAAAAATGATCATTGGGATTTGGTGGATAAAGTTGAAAAAGACAAAAGCTACATTTCATCAATAAAAGAGGAAGAATTACCTTCTGAATTAAAAGGAAAAAGCAAAGATGAAATCAAAAAAATTGTAGCTCAAAAATCTGCAGACCGAGATAAGATTCAAAAAGAAATTGAAGTTCTCGCAAGAAAAAGACAGGAATTTATTGATGTTGAAACCAAAAAACGAGGAAGTTCTGAAGGCGATGATCTAGGAAAAGCAATTGAAAGATCTATTGTGGAATTGGCGAAAAAGAACGGATATAGTTTTTAG
- a CDS encoding NAD(P)/FAD-dependent oxidoreductase, protein MDLKSNEPFWLLKNGLISSYPSLKSDEECDVLIIGGGITGSLIAHQMIKDGYQTILIDKREICNGSTSATTSMLQYEIDTPLYELIEMIGEKGAVESYKACSKSIDDLEKLTKEIKARSGFKRKQSLYFASKKKDAIWLEKEYEARRKSGFDVTWLGIEDIEEKFGFQNTYGGILSKQGASIDAFKFAHELLRFNVNKGLKVFDKTEMKSVKYLRDHNLALTTDGFNIKAKKIIYCVGYESSTMIKEHFVDLKSTFAVVSEIDNDKFKNIEHTLVWNTDDPYIYMRSTDDERLLIGGGDEDFSDPQKRDSLLNKKEKEILKNLKRIKPDYHFYTDFVWAGTFGETKDGLPYIGAHEGFKNSYFVLGFGGNGITFSVTGMEMASAFMKNKAHQLSEYFKFGR, encoded by the coding sequence ATGGACTTGAAATCTAACGAACCTTTCTGGCTTTTAAAAAATGGTTTAATATCTTCCTATCCTTCCCTTAAATCTGATGAAGAATGTGATGTTCTTATTATTGGAGGCGGAATTACAGGAAGTCTTATTGCCCATCAAATGATAAAAGACGGATATCAAACGATTTTAATTGATAAACGTGAAATCTGTAACGGAAGCACTTCAGCGACAACCTCGATGTTGCAGTATGAAATTGATACTCCGCTTTACGAATTGATTGAAATGATTGGCGAAAAAGGTGCGGTAGAAAGTTACAAAGCTTGTTCGAAATCTATAGATGACCTGGAAAAACTTACAAAAGAAATAAAAGCCCGATCTGGTTTTAAAAGAAAACAGTCTTTATATTTTGCTTCGAAAAAGAAAGATGCGATTTGGCTGGAAAAGGAATATGAAGCCCGAAGAAAATCCGGATTTGATGTGACGTGGCTCGGAATTGAAGACATTGAGGAAAAATTCGGATTTCAAAATACGTACGGTGGAATTTTATCTAAACAAGGTGCAAGTATTGATGCGTTTAAATTTGCTCATGAATTGCTGAGGTTTAATGTCAATAAAGGTTTAAAAGTTTTTGATAAAACAGAAATGAAATCGGTGAAATATTTACGAGATCATAATTTGGCATTAACGACTGATGGCTTTAATATTAAAGCAAAGAAAATTATTTATTGTGTAGGTTATGAAAGTTCAACAATGATAAAAGAACATTTCGTAGATCTTAAAAGTACGTTTGCTGTAGTTTCTGAAATTGACAATGATAAATTTAAAAATATAGAACATACTCTCGTTTGGAATACCGATGATCCTTATATTTATATGCGATCTACAGACGACGAAAGACTACTAATCGGCGGTGGCGATGAAGATTTTTCTGATCCCCAAAAACGTGATTCTTTATTAAATAAAAAAGAAAAAGAAATTCTGAAAAACCTGAAAAGAATAAAACCTGATTATCATTTTTACACTGATTTTGTGTGGGCTGGAACTTTTGGTGAAACGAAAGACGGACTTCCATACATCGGGGCTCATGAAGGTTTCAAAAACTCGTATTTCGTTTTAGGATTTGGCGGAAACGGAATTACTTTTTCTGTAACCGGAATGGAAATGGCTTCGGCATTTATGAAAAATAAAGCGCATCAGCTTTCTGAATATTTCAAATTTGGAAGATAA
- a CDS encoding STAS/SEC14 domain-containing protein, with the protein MITILNDAPENVAAFNATGEVTREDFENLVIPYVKSKIEQFDELNYLLYLDTDLSNFTMGAWLQDALLGIKNITKWNRAAIVTDEEGVQNFTDIFSVLMPGEFKSFPKENLYNALYWCQNGNEVHK; encoded by the coding sequence ATGATAACAATACTTAATGATGCTCCGGAAAATGTAGCAGCTTTCAATGCAACTGGTGAAGTAACAAGAGAAGATTTTGAAAATCTTGTCATTCCGTATGTGAAGAGTAAAATAGAACAATTTGATGAATTAAATTACCTCCTTTATTTAGATACCGATTTAAGCAATTTTACGATGGGAGCCTGGCTTCAGGATGCGCTTTTAGGTATAAAAAATATTACCAAATGGAACAGAGCAGCCATTGTAACAGATGAGGAAGGAGTGCAGAATTTCACTGATATTTTTAGTGTTTTAATGCCCGGAGAATTTAAATCTTTTCCAAAAGAAAATCTCTACAATGCTTTGTATTGGTGTCAAAACGGAAATGAAGTTCATAAATAA
- a CDS encoding MFS transporter: MMFDKRILPLAIGGLAIGTTEFTIMGLLPDIAKTLQITIPQAGHLIAAYALGVVIGAPILIGYSVKFPPKKVLLALMVIFTIFNALSAIAPDYNSMLIIRFMSGLPHGAFFGVGTVVASRMAGKGKEALYISLMFTGLTVANLAMVPLVTYIGHEFHWRWYFAIVGVIGIATLLALKLWLPAMEKKEDSHFLEELKFLKGKQSWLVLMITAIGFGGLFTWFSYITPLMTVVSKIESGYMAYVMILAGAGMVVGNLAGGFLSDRLGPEKTCSLLLFLMMTSLAGVFFLSQYQSISLVLTFICGALSMSVAAPINIMMMKAAPKSEMMAAAFMQAAFNIANAMGAFLGGIPLEHGLSYNYPSLVGVGMTVIGLIISIVYFYLYRSSDEDEKEIAVECATCDQ, translated from the coding sequence ATGATGTTTGATAAAAGAATTTTGCCTTTGGCAATCGGTGGTTTGGCAATCGGAACTACAGAATTTACGATTATGGGATTGCTTCCCGATATTGCAAAAACACTGCAGATTACCATTCCGCAAGCTGGTCATTTAATTGCGGCGTATGCTTTGGGAGTAGTAATTGGAGCACCCATTTTGATTGGGTATTCTGTAAAATTTCCACCTAAAAAAGTATTGCTTGCTTTGATGGTAATTTTCACAATTTTTAATGCTTTATCTGCTATTGCGCCTGATTATAATTCGATGTTGATTATCAGATTTATGTCTGGCTTACCACACGGTGCATTCTTCGGAGTAGGAACTGTGGTTGCATCAAGAATGGCAGGAAAAGGAAAAGAGGCATTGTATATTTCATTAATGTTTACCGGATTAACGGTTGCCAATTTGGCGATGGTTCCTTTGGTAACTTACATCGGACATGAATTTCACTGGCGTTGGTATTTTGCAATTGTTGGTGTGATTGGGATTGCCACTTTATTAGCTTTAAAACTTTGGCTTCCTGCAATGGAAAAAAAGGAAGACAGTCATTTCTTGGAAGAATTAAAATTCCTAAAAGGGAAACAATCTTGGTTGGTTTTAATGATTACGGCAATCGGTTTTGGTGGATTATTTACTTGGTTTAGCTACATCACACCTTTAATGACGGTGGTTTCAAAAATTGAAAGCGGTTATATGGCTTATGTGATGATTCTTGCAGGTGCAGGAATGGTTGTTGGAAACTTGGCAGGAGGTTTTCTTTCAGACAGATTAGGTCCGGAAAAAACCTGTTCGTTATTATTATTTTTAATGATGACTTCATTGGCAGGAGTATTTTTCCTTTCTCAATATCAAAGTATTTCGTTGGTGTTAACCTTCATTTGCGGAGCTTTGTCGATGTCGGTTGCGGCACCGATTAATATCATGATGATGAAAGCTGCACCAAAAAGTGAAATGATGGCCGCTGCTTTTATGCAGGCTGCATTTAATATTGCAAATGCAATGGGTGCTTTCTTAGGTGGAATTCCCTTGGAACACGGTTTGTCTTACAATTATCCTTCGCTTGTTGGAGTCGGGATGACCGTGATTGGGTTAATTATTAGTATTGTTTATTTTTATCTGTACCGTTCATCAGATGAAGACGAAAAAGAAATAGCGGTAGAATGTGCTACCTGTGACCAATAA